From Solea solea chromosome 20, fSolSol10.1, whole genome shotgun sequence, one genomic window encodes:
- the ndufs6 gene encoding NADH dehydrogenase [ubiquinone] iron-sulfur protein 6, mitochondrial: MAAAVARVLSFSKNAKVIVSPLKLCVVPARSYSLEVSGTGEVITHTGQVFDEKDPRRARFVGRQKEVNKNFAIKLVAEEPVTDVEGRVVSCDGGGGALGHPKVYINLDKETKVGTCGYCGLQFRQKHHH; encoded by the exons ATGGCGGCCGCAGTGGCTCGAGTTCTGTCCTTCAGTAAAAATGCTAAGGTGATTGTGTCTCCACTCAAGCTCTGTGTTGTTCCTGCTCGCAGCTACAGCTTAGAGGTGTCCGGTACCGGCGAGGTCATCACTCACACCGGACAG GTTTTTGATGAGAAGGATCCCAGGAGAGCCAGGTTTGTCGGCAGGCAGAAAGAG GTGAATAAGAACTTTGCCATCAAGTTGGTGGCAGAAGAGCCGGTGACTGACGTTGAGGGCAGAGTTGTGTCCTGTGATGGAGGCGGTGGAGCGCTGGGCCACCCCAAAGTCTACATCAACCTG gataaagaaacaaaagtggGCACATGTGGCTACTGTGGATTACAATTCAGACAGAAGCATCATCACTAA